The segment AGAACAAGCTGGGTTCGGCCAGAAAATGTACGACCAAAGCTTGGTACTGGAGTAGTCGTCGCTGCAAACGGGTGCGTTCAGGTAGATGGGGGAAGCAGTCACCCAGGTTGGCGACCAGCCACAGGTAGAACCGGCGGAATGAGCCGCCTTTGAGGCTGAACATCAGCCCGATGGTGACCAACTCACTAAGGCTGAGCTTGGCTTGTTGATGTTCATGCTGTTTTGCCTTCGAACGCAGGGCATCGTCTACCCCAACGTACAGCACCAAAGCAACGTCTTCCAGCGATAGAATGCATCTCGGGTCTGGCCGCATACACCAGACCCTATTCCTTTCTCCCGCTACTTTTCAACTAGCACCAGTGATTATATAAGGGTTTGACCCGAACCGATCCAACCCTGATCTTTCTTGGGTTTTCCCCAGGCGCTTCTCGCTCCGCATCGCTAAGTGGGACGGTTTCAGGGGGTGCAGGCTTCCCTGAACCTGCAAACCACGTGACCAGAACTGCTTTTGGATCACCCGAGGCGGTAGACAACGCAACCGCCGCTACTGCTACGGGTGCTTATAACATGGGTACAGTAAGCTGGTTTGGCCCCACTACCACCACCGGAAATATTCATGCGCTCCAGTGGCTCTTCGATGGAACAGGCTTTCCAACCGACTATAAGGGATATGGGCAAAAGCTCAACGTAGCCTTGTCCGATGGCGGCGTATTTGCCAGCCAGAACGTCACCATGTCCGGGGTCAGCGAAGCTGCCATTTCGGGCTCGGTCACCCTTCCAGCCGGATATAACCTTGCCAGCAAGCGCATGTCAGTTGGCTTCGCAGACAGGTCGCTGATAGAAGTACTTGCTGATCTTGGTTCAAGCACCAACTTCACCTACACCACCCCCAACATCACTGGGGCAACCATACAAATGCGAATAACTGCTGGAAACGCGGCCGGAACCAGTGTGATCACTACCAAACCTGGCCTTGCGGTCAATGCCACTGGAGTCTCGATTACCCTGCCTGCGGGTTCAGACCTCAGCTTGCCGCCAAATGCTGCTACAAATGTAAATAACAGCACGACCTTCTCCTATACGCCCTTCTTGGGGGGGGTGCACTTTGTGGTATTCAATGGCCCTGGAGCAAATCCCGATTATGTGGTGGTAACTACTGCTGCCAGCACTACCATTCCCAATCTTAGTTCGGTTGGGCTTGGACTGCCTCCGTCTACGGTCTATTCCTGGAATGTCCAGGGGGCAGCACCGTTCGCTAGTGTAGATGCTGCCGCAGGGCCTGGCGGCTGGCTGGCTGTGTTCTTGGGCACCGCCGAAGGTAGTCGGACTGCCTCCACTAACCGCTCTTTTACCACGGCACCCTAAAGGGTCAAACGCCAAGGCCGGGGAATTCCCCGGCCTTTTTTTGCTAAGAGTTCGGTTAGAATCGACTGGCTACCTTGTCCCAGTTGATCACATTCCAGATCGCTGCCAGATAGTCGGGGCGGCGGTTCTGGTATTTGAGGTAGTAGGCGTGCTCCCACACGTCAATGCCCAGGAGGGGGGTGTGGCCTTCCATCAGGGGCGAGTCCTGGTTGGCGGTGCTGTAGACGTGCAGCTTGCCGTCTTTGTCTTTGACCAGCCAGCTCCAGCCGGAGCCAAAGCGGGTCAGGCCGGCCTGGGTCATCTTGGTTTTGAGATCCTCGAAGGAGCCAAAGGTGGCGTTGATGGCCTCGGCCAGTTTGCCGGTGGGCTCCTTGGCGCCGCCGGGGGTCAGGATGTCCCAGAACAGGGTGTGGTTGTGGTGGCCGCCGCCGTTGTTGCGTACGGCGGTGCGGATGTCCTCGGGCACCTGGGCAATTTTGGTGAGCAGGTCTTCGATGCTCCAGCTATGGAGTTCGGGGTGTTTTTCCAGGGCGGCGTTCAGGTTATTCACGTAGGCTGCGTGGTGCTTGCCGTGGTGAATTTCCATGGTCTGGGCGTCGATGTGGGGCTCGAGGGCATCCTTGGCATAACCGAGGTCGGGTAGTTTGAACGGATAACTCATAGTGTAACCTCCGTGCTGTACTCTACGCCTGTACGGCGGCGTAAAGCTGTGACTGGGGACTCAAAACTCATAACACCGTGACCACGAGATACGGTGGTGCAACCCCTTGCGGCCTGCGACGCTAGTTATGCGTCATCTCGAGGGGCACTACCCACTTATCGAACTCTTCCTCGGTCAGGTAACCCAGGGCCAGTGCGGCTTCTTTGAGGCTGGTGCCTTCTTTGTGGGCTTTTTTGGCAATGGCGGCGGCCTTGTCGTAGCCGATGTGGCGGTTCAGTGCGGTTACCTGCATTAGGTTCTTCTCGAGGTTCTCCTTGATCCGGGGTAGGTTGGGCTCGATGCCCACTGCACAGTTGTCGTTGAAGGCCGCACAGGCATCGCCCAGCAGTTGAATGCTGGTCAGCACGTTGTAAACCATCACCGGCTTGAACACGTTGAGCTGAAAGTTGCCCTGCGAACCGGCAAAAGCCACGGCTGCATCGTTGCCAAACACCTGCACGGCCACCATGGTCAGGGCCTCCGACTGGGTGGGGTTCACTTTGCCCGGCATGATGGAGCTTCCAGGTTCGTTTTCGGGAATCGTAATCTCCCCAATGCCGTTGCGAGGGCCCGAGGCCAGCCAGCGCACATCGTTGGCCATCTTCATCAGGGCGCCAGCCAGGGTGCGCAGGGCAGCGCTGGTCGTCACCAGTGCGTCGTGGGCTGCGAGGGCCGCGAACTTGTTCTTGGCCGAGACGAAGGGAAAGCCCGTCTCCTTGGCAAAGTAGGCGGCGGCCAGGTCGCCAAACTTGGGGTGGGCATTGAGACCGGTGCCCACTGCTGTGCCGCCGATGGCCAGTTCGTAGAGGCCCTGTTCGGCATGGCGCACTTCGGCCAGGCAGTAATCAATTTGCGCTACCCAGCTCCCAATTTCCTGCCCCAGGGTAATGGGGGTGGCGTCCTGCAGGTGGGTACGCCCCACCTTGACCACATCCTTGTAGGCCTCGGACTTGGCGGCCAGGGTATCGCGCAGCTTTTGCACGTTGGGGTAAAGCTGGCGGTGGAGCTCTTCGACCACCGCAATGTGCATGGCGGTGGGGAAGGTGTCGTTGGAAGACTGGCCCCGGTTCACATCGTCGTTGGGGTGGATGGGTTTTTTGGAGCCCAGCACCCCCCCCGCCAGCTCGATGGCGCGGTTGGCGATGACCTCGTTGGCGTTCATGTTGGTCTGGGTGCCGGAGCCGGTCTGGAACACCACCAGCGGAAAATGATCGTCCAGCTTGCCAGCGATCACTTCGTCGGCAGCCCGGACGATCAGGTCGGCCTTTTCACGGGGCAGCTCGCCCAGGTCGGCATTGGCCAGCGCGGCCCCCTTCTTCAGGATGCCCATGGCTCGGATGATGGAGCGGGGCATCTTGAAGCGCTCTTGTCCAATCGGGAAGTTCTGGATGGAGCGCTGGGTCTGGGCGCCCCAGTAGCGGCTCTCCTCAACCTGCATCTGGCCCATGGTGTCGGTTTCGATTCGGTAGCCCATAGCCTTTCTATTCTAATGGGCTTTGCGAGGCAGGCTAAAGGGATGATTAACCTCCATTTTTTGGGCAGATTTGCCTTACCAACCGAACCTGGGTGGGATGTTCTCGAGCCGGTTATTTTGAATGCATCACCAGCACCGCGTTTCCATCAGGCCCGGCATGACAATCGCGGGAAGCAAAAATCGCTATTCTTTAGTGCATGGGGGATCTTGTCATCGTAGGTGCGGGGCCGGTGGGGCTGGCCGCGGCCATCGAGGCCAGACGCGCCAACCTGAAAGCGGTGGTTCTG is part of the Meiothermus sp. CFH 77666 genome and harbors:
- a CDS encoding superoxide dismutase, whose translation is MSYPFKLPDLGYAKDALEPHIDAQTMEIHHGKHHAAYVNNLNAALEKHPELHSWSIEDLLTKIAQVPEDIRTAVRNNGGGHHNHTLFWDILTPGGAKEPTGKLAEAINATFGSFEDLKTKMTQAGLTRFGSGWSWLVKDKDGKLHVYSTANQDSPLMEGHTPLLGIDVWEHAYYLKYQNRRPDYLAAIWNVINWDKVASRF
- the fumC gene encoding class II fumarate hydratase; the encoded protein is MGYRIETDTMGQMQVEESRYWGAQTQRSIQNFPIGQERFKMPRSIIRAMGILKKGAALANADLGELPREKADLIVRAADEVIAGKLDDHFPLVVFQTGSGTQTNMNANEVIANRAIELAGGVLGSKKPIHPNDDVNRGQSSNDTFPTAMHIAVVEELHRQLYPNVQKLRDTLAAKSEAYKDVVKVGRTHLQDATPITLGQEIGSWVAQIDYCLAEVRHAEQGLYELAIGGTAVGTGLNAHPKFGDLAAAYFAKETGFPFVSAKNKFAALAAHDALVTTSAALRTLAGALMKMANDVRWLASGPRNGIGEITIPENEPGSSIMPGKVNPTQSEALTMVAVQVFGNDAAVAFAGSQGNFQLNVFKPVMVYNVLTSIQLLGDACAAFNDNCAVGIEPNLPRIKENLEKNLMQVTALNRHIGYDKAAAIAKKAHKEGTSLKEAALALGYLTEEEFDKWVVPLEMTHN